From Glycine max cultivar Williams 82 chromosome 11, Glycine_max_v4.0, whole genome shotgun sequence, the proteins below share one genomic window:
- the LOC100795135 gene encoding transcription factor ABIG1-like protein gives MGLDQDANSSGLHLVLGLSLTASVKETAPSTKPDDHHLCVIKPTPTKPYPSKEPSLTLGLSGKGYHVPRNNVAINKVYCEDPLEFSRQTSPHSVVSSFSTGRVIKRERDLSCEDMEVDAEERVSSRVSDEDEDGTNARKKLRLTKEQSALLEESFKQHSTLNPKQKQALARQLNLRPRQVEVWFQNRRARTKLKQTEVDCEFLKKCCETLTDENRRLKKELQELKALKLAQPLYMPMPAATLTMCPSCERLGGVSDNGSNKSPFSMAPKPHFYNPFANPSAAC, from the exons ATGGGTCTTGATCAGGATGCCAATAGCTCAGGCCTTCACCTCGTTCTAGGGCTTTCTTTGACTGCTAGTGTTAAGGAAACCGCTCCGTCCACCAAGCCCgatgatcatcatctttgtgTTATCAAGCCAACTCCAACGAAACCTTATCCTTCCAAAGAACCGTCTTTGACGTTGGGGCTGTCCGGTAAGGGTTACCACGTGCCCAGAAATAACGTTGCCATCAACAAGGTTTATTGTGAGGACCCTCTTGAGTTCTCTAGACAGACATCACCTCACAGTGTTGTTTCGTCTTTCTCAACTGGGAGGGTCATCAAGAGGGAGAGAGATCTTAGCTGTGAAGACATGGAGGTAGACGCAGAAGAAAGGGTTTCTTCACGAGTGAGTGATGAAGACGAAGATGGAACCAATGCTAGAAAGAAGCTCAGACTCACCAAAGAACAATCTGCACTGCTAGAAGAGAGCTTCAAACAACACAGCACTCTCAACCCC AAACAGAAGCAAGCTTTAGCCAGGCAGTTAAATCTCCGGCCTCGACAAGTTGAAGTGTGGTTCCAGAATCGGAGAGCCAG AACAAAGCTGAAGCAAACGGAGGTGGACTGTGAGTTCTTAAAGAAATGCTGTGAAACATTGACGGACGAAAACAGGAGGCTAAAGAAGGAGCTGCAAGAGCTGAAGGCACTGAAACTAGCTCAACCCTTGTACATGCCTATGCCTGCTGCCACACTCACCATGTGCCCTTCTTGCGAGAGGCTCGGTGGCGTTAGCGATAACGGTTCGAATAAAAGCCCCTTCTCCATGGCTCCCAAGCCTCACTTCTATAACCCCTTCGCCAATCCTTCTGCAGCATGTTGA